One Niabella beijingensis DNA window includes the following coding sequences:
- a CDS encoding FAD-dependent oxidoreductase, protein MKRRKFIQSLAIGSGAIVSGGVTGTQLFGPAGEARNADIIIYGGTAAAVTAAVKAKQLGKSVLIVCPELHLGGMTSGGLGFTDTGNKSVIGGLAREFYHRIWSHYDDPGSWRWQKKEQYGNKGQGTPAMDGANRTMWIFEPHAAEQVFEAFIKEHNISVFRDEWLDRSSGVQVKNNQIVSIKTLKGNQYTGKVFIDATYEGDLMAAAGVGFTVGREAAAVYNEKWAGVLTGVFHHGHYFKSRIDPYKVPGNPSSGLLPGISGEAPGAYGTGDKKVQAYCYRMCFSSHPENRIAFSQPAGYDPKEYELLVRVFNSGWRELFQKFDPIPNLKTDTNNHGPFSTDYIGMNYHYPEASYTLRKKITEDHKKYQQGLFYFLATDKRIPRDVQQEFNKWGLAKDEFADNGNWPYQLYIREARRMVSDVVMTEQEILGQRSVPDPVGMGSYTLDSHNIQRYVTSDGFVQNEGDFGVHVPKPYQISYKAIVPKAAECENLLVPVCLSSSHVAYGSIRMEPVFMILAESAATAAVMAIENKTTVQQVNYQELKNNLVKQQQKIEG, encoded by the coding sequence ATGAAAAGAAGGAAATTCATTCAATCACTGGCGATCGGCAGTGGTGCAATCGTCTCCGGAGGTGTTACGGGAACGCAACTGTTTGGTCCGGCCGGTGAAGCAAGAAATGCCGATATCATTATTTATGGAGGCACAGCAGCAGCGGTTACTGCAGCCGTAAAAGCAAAACAGCTGGGAAAGTCGGTGCTAATCGTATGCCCTGAATTGCATCTGGGAGGCATGACCTCCGGCGGACTGGGGTTTACGGACACAGGAAATAAATCAGTGATCGGAGGACTGGCCCGGGAGTTTTATCACCGGATCTGGTCACACTATGACGATCCCGGTTCCTGGCGCTGGCAGAAAAAAGAACAGTACGGCAATAAGGGACAGGGCACCCCAGCGATGGATGGAGCCAACCGGACCATGTGGATCTTTGAGCCGCATGCAGCGGAGCAGGTGTTTGAAGCATTTATTAAAGAACATAACATCAGTGTATTCCGGGATGAGTGGCTGGATCGTTCCTCAGGGGTACAGGTTAAAAATAATCAGATCGTTTCCATTAAAACATTGAAGGGGAACCAGTATACGGGCAAGGTATTTATCGACGCCACTTACGAAGGGGATCTGATGGCTGCTGCCGGTGTGGGCTTTACCGTTGGAAGAGAGGCGGCTGCGGTCTATAATGAAAAATGGGCGGGCGTGCTCACCGGCGTATTCCATCACGGGCACTATTTCAAGTCCAGGATTGATCCCTACAAGGTCCCCGGAAATCCCTCAAGCGGGCTGCTGCCGGGCATTTCCGGCGAAGCTCCCGGGGCGTATGGAACGGGTGATAAAAAAGTGCAGGCCTATTGTTACCGGATGTGTTTTTCATCGCATCCGGAAAACAGGATCGCGTTTTCGCAGCCTGCCGGATATGATCCGAAGGAGTATGAGCTGCTGGTGCGGGTCTTTAACAGCGGCTGGCGCGAGCTTTTTCAAAAGTTTGACCCGATCCCTAACCTGAAAACAGATACCAATAACCACGGTCCGTTCAGTACGGATTATATCGGCATGAACTATCACTATCCTGAGGCCTCCTATACACTGCGGAAAAAGATCACGGAGGATCACAAAAAGTATCAGCAGGGCCTGTTTTACTTTTTAGCTACCGACAAACGTATCCCCCGGGATGTGCAGCAGGAATTTAATAAATGGGGACTGGCCAAAGATGAGTTTGCAGATAACGGCAACTGGCCGTATCAGTTATATATACGGGAAGCACGGCGGATGGTCAGCGATGTTGTAATGACCGAGCAGGAGATCCTCGGGCAACGGTCGGTTCCGGATCCTGTCGGAATGGGCTCCTATACATTGGATTCGCATAACATTCAGCGATATGTGACCAGCGATGGTTTTGTTCAGAATGAGGGGGATTTTGGCGTGCATGTTCCCAAACCTTATCAGATCTCCTATAAAGCGATTGTACCAAAGGCCGCTGAATGTGAGAACCTGCTGGTGCCGGTATGCCTTTCCAGTTCCCATGTGGCCTATGGCTCCATCCGGATGGAACCGGTATTTATGATCCTTGCGGAATCGGCTGCCACCGCAGCGGTTATGGCCATCGAGAATAAAACAACGGTACAACAGGTGAATTATCAGGAATTAAAAAACAATCTGGTAAAGCAACAACAGAAAATAGAAGGATAA
- a CDS encoding FAD-dependent oxidoreductase, with the protein MNYKSILLLMVMVGHFLTGHASAGGEAPKTYTADICVYGGTAAGVIAAYTAAKCGDTVLLIEPGNWIGGLTTGGLGQTDAGIKDAITGFSRQFYQRVAQKYRQSGEQWTFEPRVASAVMNDFLKEGKIQLLTQTQLAAVTKNGTSITEAHFSRQAAGTAIVVRSKQFIDCTYEGDLMARAGVSYFIGREDNTVYKETLNGFQLPEYHKQSGYHQFPDGISPYKTPGDPQSGLLWGISANQAVAPGTGDKKVQAYNFRICLTDSASNRIPITRPAGYDPSKYELLIRLIEAQPEMRGINHYFIWSKMPNRKTDINNRGGFSTDMIGMNQDWAEAGYAEREGMIRESIAYTKGLLYFMSTDKRVPDTLRNFIRNWGYPKDEYRDFDHFTPQLYVREARRMVGTYVMTEHNCTGEVTVEDGIGLASYGMDSHNCDRIVANGMVKNEGNVEVHVKQPYPIAYRSITPKETECTNLLVPVCLSSSHIAYGSIRMEPVFMVLSQSAAMAASMAIKEEKPVQKIDVQGLKQWLQDDPFLEKGKK; encoded by the coding sequence ATGAACTATAAATCGATCCTGTTACTGATGGTAATGGTGGGGCATTTTCTAACCGGTCATGCAAGCGCGGGAGGAGAAGCTCCCAAAACGTATACGGCCGATATCTGTGTTTATGGCGGCACCGCAGCAGGTGTGATCGCTGCCTACACCGCTGCGAAGTGTGGCGACACGGTGCTGTTGATCGAACCCGGAAACTGGATCGGGGGGCTGACCACGGGGGGACTCGGACAAACGGATGCGGGCATAAAAGATGCCATTACCGGGTTTTCCCGGCAATTTTACCAGCGGGTGGCACAAAAATACCGGCAATCCGGAGAGCAATGGACATTCGAGCCGCGGGTGGCTTCAGCTGTAATGAATGATTTTCTGAAAGAAGGGAAAATACAATTACTGACGCAGACACAGCTTGCAGCGGTAACAAAGAACGGTACATCAATAACAGAAGCACATTTCTCCCGTCAGGCAGCAGGCACCGCTATTGTGGTACGTTCAAAACAATTTATTGACTGTACTTATGAGGGAGATCTGATGGCCAGGGCCGGTGTATCCTATTTTATTGGACGGGAGGATAATACCGTGTATAAGGAAACTTTAAATGGATTTCAGCTTCCGGAGTATCATAAACAATCCGGTTATCACCAGTTTCCCGACGGGATCAGTCCCTATAAAACACCCGGGGACCCCCAAAGCGGGCTGCTGTGGGGCATTTCCGCCAATCAGGCAGTCGCACCCGGAACGGGTGATAAAAAAGTACAGGCTTATAATTTCAGGATATGTCTTACCGACAGTGCTTCCAACCGCATCCCTATTACACGTCCCGCTGGTTATGATCCTTCAAAATATGAATTGCTGATCCGCCTTATTGAAGCGCAGCCGGAAATGAGAGGCATTAACCATTACTTTATCTGGAGCAAGATGCCCAACCGCAAAACGGATATCAACAACCGGGGCGGTTTTTCTACGGATATGATCGGGATGAACCAGGACTGGGCGGAAGCGGGCTATGCCGAACGGGAAGGCATGATCCGGGAAAGTATCGCCTATACAAAAGGGCTGCTTTATTTCATGTCCACGGATAAAAGAGTTCCGGATACCCTGAGGAATTTTATCCGCAACTGGGGATACCCCAAAGATGAGTACAGGGACTTTGATCATTTTACACCACAGCTTTATGTGCGCGAAGCCCGGCGGATGGTGGGGACTTATGTGATGACGGAACATAACTGTACCGGGGAGGTAACGGTTGAAGATGGTATCGGTCTTGCTTCCTATGGCATGGACAGTCATAATTGCGACCGGATTGTGGCGAACGGGATGGTAAAAAATGAAGGGAATGTGGAAGTGCATGTAAAGCAGCCTTATCCGATCGCTTACCGCTCGATCACGCCAAAGGAAACAGAGTGCACCAATCTTCTGGTGCCCGTTTGTTTGTCTTCCAGTCATATTGCTTATGGCTCCATACGCATGGAGCCGGTATTTATGGTGTTGAGCCAATCCGCTGCCATGGCGGCATCCATGGCTATAAAAGAGGAAAAACCGGTTCAGAAAATTGACGTGCAGGGGCTGAAGCAATGGTTGCAGGATGATCCGTTTTTGGAAAAGGGCAAAAAATAA
- a CDS encoding RagB/SusD family nutrient uptake outer membrane protein, whose protein sequence is MKKIILYIGFIALWTSCKKQLTEVPESFISKANYYKNASDAQTAITGAYSALADNYGINYWLFLVNHSDYEEGRGSQAPISVFSQILDVANIGRAGDIWSTFYSTINRANSVLENVPAIEMDETLKNKILAEAHFLRGMSYFNLVRGFGPVPLKTKESVDASQVDVPRSSEDEVYALIIEDAKAAVDGLPESVGAETGRASKGAAKMLLANVYLTREKWAEAAKEADDIIKSGIYTLVNVQKSDDFYKIFAVTTSTEDVLSIHHSDSRQSTLPNYLHRPNTPPYNYSSGGVYAWLPNMKSFLAAWDDKDLRKNFNLYKKYLGPNGDSVLLPSATPVLFKKFITGNDGLATYSDPVYRYAEAFLVFAEADCMANGGPTAQALERLNWIRRRAYGYSPATPSAADFAPGMNQEQFRDTVLKERALEFIAEGQRWHDLKRTGTVKKAMGLVGRTVIDARLLWPIPQEEIDNNGALSQADQNPGY, encoded by the coding sequence ATGAAAAAGATTATTTTATATATCGGATTTATTGCTTTATGGACTTCCTGTAAAAAACAATTGACAGAGGTCCCAGAAAGTTTTATTTCAAAAGCAAACTATTATAAGAACGCCTCCGATGCGCAAACCGCTATTACCGGGGCCTATTCGGCCCTGGCGGACAATTATGGCATCAATTACTGGCTGTTTTTGGTAAATCATTCGGATTACGAAGAGGGGCGCGGATCGCAGGCGCCGATATCGGTGTTCAGCCAGATCCTGGATGTGGCTAATATCGGCCGTGCCGGCGATATCTGGTCTACGTTTTACAGTACCATCAACCGGGCCAATTCGGTCCTGGAAAATGTTCCTGCAATCGAAATGGATGAGACCCTGAAGAACAAGATCCTGGCAGAGGCGCACTTTTTAAGAGGGATGTCCTATTTTAACCTGGTCAGGGGATTCGGTCCCGTACCGTTAAAAACAAAGGAAAGCGTGGATGCCAGTCAGGTTGATGTGCCGCGGTCGTCAGAAGATGAAGTGTATGCACTGATCATTGAAGATGCAAAAGCGGCGGTGGACGGGCTGCCGGAATCGGTGGGTGCCGAGACCGGAAGAGCTTCAAAAGGAGCGGCAAAAATGCTGCTGGCAAATGTATACCTGACGCGGGAAAAATGGGCGGAAGCGGCAAAAGAAGCAGATGATATCATCAAAAGCGGAATATACACATTGGTGAATGTGCAAAAATCTGATGACTTTTATAAGATCTTTGCTGTAACAACCAGTACGGAGGACGTGTTATCCATCCATCATTCCGATTCACGGCAATCGACCCTGCCCAATTACCTGCACCGCCCCAATACGCCGCCGTATAACTACAGCAGCGGCGGGGTGTATGCATGGCTGCCCAATATGAAATCATTTCTTGCTGCCTGGGATGATAAGGATCTCCGCAAGAATTTTAACTTATATAAGAAATATCTCGGACCGAACGGTGATTCAGTACTGCTGCCTTCCGCCACACCGGTGCTGTTCAAAAAGTTCATCACCGGAAATGACGGCCTGGCAACCTATAGCGACCCCGTATACCGTTATGCAGAAGCCTTCCTGGTATTTGCAGAGGCCGATTGTATGGCAAACGGAGGCCCCACGGCGCAGGCACTGGAACGCCTGAACTGGATCCGGAGGCGGGCATATGGATACAGTCCTGCCACACCATCGGCAGCGGATTTTGCACCCGGAATGAACCAGGAGCAATTCCGGGATACGGTGCTGAAGGAACGGGCGCTGGAATTTATTGCCGAGGGACAACGGTGGCACGATCTGAAAAGAACAGGAACAGTAAAGAAGGCAATGGGCCTGGTGGGGCGCACCGTTATTGATGCCCGGCTGTTGTGGCCCATTCCGCAGGAGGAAATCGATAATAACGGCGCACTCTCGCAGGCAGACCAGAACCCCGGCTACTGA
- a CDS encoding SusC/RagA family TonB-linked outer membrane protein, translating into MKKNDCPAVGGLGSLCVKFFLIMNGAVLLILFSSLQVFALEGRSQQKIDLDLKGKTIVSVIKYIENRYQYRFFYNDNDELNSRKVDIYASKASIDDVMDNLLKNSSLSYKKMNSGMVVIVGYPSETVSLNVKGVVTDEAGAPLSGVNIVEKGTTNGTTTDENGSFSIKVADSNAILIISIVGYLSREIPVNNGEAKQITLQKEENRLDEVVVVGYGTQRKKDLTGSVAQVSNKDLQAVPVYNVGEALQGRASGVSVAHNSGAPGSRVQVRVRGGNSMIGSNDPLYVVDGFPIAGGINFLNPADIESIDILKDASATAIYGARGANGVVMVTTKRGKGGARNEIAVNSYYGVQQTAKRFDMLDARQYATVVNEFLKNDGKAPYFNLDDIQGPGTDWQDAIFRDAPVQNHTLSFSGMNERTNYSMSGNYYEQQGIIINSGAKKGSFRLNLDHEIKDWLKVAVNLNLSRRQQYTVPVDNGRRGNNMFSGALSAPPTSPIYDNNGLPVRIGEAYPFTDPGDMRNPMLWAAPYKNQTLANTVLLNNAFTFKLTKELSFVSRIGLEYENSISDGFTPIIYPNDRGSASNSSTYWNSVLNEEVLTYEKAFTGGHKLTATGGFTYQTYMTRNSGISVSGFPNNNTENYNLGSAETINPPTSGISRWSLVSGLGRVNYSFLDRYFVTGSIRADGSSRFGKDNKWGIFPSGALAWRLSEERFIRDNLTFINNLKLRASYGITGNTALSPYQSLDRLSPVKYIYNGNTENVGYAPSGIANSQLKWETSSELDLGLDLAILTNRLGFTFDYYKKNTKDLLASVPLPPSAGFGYMLRNVGEIQNQGLEFSVNADVLTGAFKWNAAAQLSTNRNKVLKIAGESDIVTAGQTSGLPGYNLARVGQPLGVFYGYLEDGLDENGFIKFVDVNKDGSITPLDRVILGNPYPKFEYGFNSSFSYKDVSLTVFLQGVKGNDIFFATAFTNLNSFQRTQNQFADLFGNYWTADNPDPHAKYPKLSSLTQMRPSDRFIEDGSYLRVKSVQLSYSLPVKKMKLDWLSYASIYVKATNLFTFTKYPGLDPEVNTRGSDSQSIEDRLFIGTDESGYPNARVFGAGIELRF; encoded by the coding sequence ATGAAAAAAAATGATTGCCCTGCTGTAGGTGGGTTAGGGTCGTTATGTGTGAAATTTTTCCTGATAATGAATGGTGCTGTTTTATTAATTCTGTTTAGCTCCCTGCAGGTGTTCGCCCTGGAGGGGCGTTCCCAGCAGAAAATAGATCTTGACCTCAAGGGCAAGACCATCGTTTCCGTGATAAAATATATTGAGAACCGGTACCAATACAGGTTCTTCTATAATGATAACGATGAATTGAACAGCCGGAAAGTGGATATTTATGCCAGCAAGGCGAGCATTGACGATGTAATGGACAATCTGCTTAAGAATTCCTCGCTCTCTTATAAAAAGATGAACAGCGGTATGGTGGTGATCGTCGGGTATCCGAGTGAAACCGTTTCTTTGAATGTAAAAGGCGTTGTCACCGATGAGGCAGGGGCGCCTTTATCCGGAGTAAATATTGTGGAGAAAGGAACCACGAACGGCACCACAACCGATGAGAACGGCTCATTTTCCATTAAGGTTGCAGACAGCAACGCCATCCTGATCATTTCGATAGTCGGGTATCTGAGTCGTGAGATCCCGGTAAACAACGGGGAGGCAAAGCAGATCACCTTGCAGAAAGAGGAGAACCGGCTGGATGAGGTGGTAGTGGTAGGATACGGTACCCAGCGAAAAAAGGATTTGACGGGTTCGGTTGCGCAGGTTTCCAATAAAGACCTGCAGGCCGTTCCGGTTTACAATGTGGGGGAGGCGCTCCAGGGGAGGGCCAGCGGTGTGTCTGTAGCGCATAATTCGGGGGCACCGGGTTCGCGGGTCCAGGTCAGGGTTCGGGGGGGCAACTCCATGATCGGCAGTAATGATCCGTTATACGTTGTGGACGGGTTTCCGATAGCAGGCGGGATCAATTTCCTGAACCCTGCCGATATCGAATCCATTGATATCTTAAAGGATGCATCAGCAACCGCAATTTATGGGGCCCGGGGCGCCAACGGCGTGGTAATGGTAACCACCAAGCGGGGAAAGGGCGGCGCCAGAAATGAGATCGCCGTCAACAGCTATTACGGGGTGCAACAAACGGCAAAACGTTTCGACATGCTGGATGCCCGGCAGTACGCGACCGTAGTAAATGAGTTTTTAAAAAATGACGGGAAAGCGCCCTATTTTAATTTGGATGATATACAGGGGCCGGGAACAGATTGGCAGGATGCGATCTTCCGGGATGCCCCGGTGCAAAACCATACACTGAGTTTTTCGGGGATGAACGAAAGGACCAACTATTCGATGTCCGGTAATTATTATGAACAGCAGGGTATCATTATTAACTCCGGTGCTAAGAAGGGGTCATTCCGGCTGAACCTGGATCATGAGATCAAAGACTGGCTGAAAGTTGCCGTGAATCTTAATTTATCCAGACGGCAACAATATACGGTGCCGGTAGATAACGGCCGGAGAGGTAACAATATGTTTTCGGGAGCGTTGTCTGCACCGCCAACCAGTCCCATTTATGACAACAACGGATTGCCGGTGCGTATCGGAGAAGCCTATCCGTTTACGGATCCCGGTGATATGAGGAACCCGATGTTGTGGGCAGCGCCCTATAAGAACCAGACCCTTGCAAATACCGTGTTGCTCAACAATGCGTTTACATTTAAATTAACAAAAGAACTTTCCTTTGTATCCCGGATCGGACTTGAATATGAGAACTCGATCAGTGACGGATTTACGCCGATCATCTATCCCAACGACCGTGGCAGTGCTTCCAACAGCAGCACCTACTGGAACTCAGTTTTGAATGAAGAAGTACTGACCTATGAAAAGGCATTCACCGGCGGGCATAAGCTGACGGCTACCGGTGGGTTCACCTATCAGACCTATATGACGAGAAACTCCGGGATCTCTGTTTCCGGGTTTCCCAATAATAATACCGAGAACTATAACCTGGGATCGGCAGAGACCATCAACCCGCCCACCTCCGGTATTTCCAGGTGGAGCCTGGTCTCCGGCCTGGGGCGCGTGAACTATTCGTTTCTGGACCGGTATTTCGTGACAGGAAGTATCCGCGCTGACGGATCTTCCCGGTTTGGAAAAGACAATAAATGGGGGATCTTTCCTTCGGGAGCACTGGCGTGGAGACTCTCGGAAGAACGGTTCATAAGAGACAACCTGACCTTTATCAATAATCTTAAGCTCAGGGCCAGTTATGGTATCACCGGTAACACGGCGCTTTCACCTTATCAGTCCCTGGACCGGCTTTCACCGGTGAAATATATTTATAACGGCAATACAGAAAATGTGGGCTATGCCCCATCGGGGATCGCAAACAGCCAGCTGAAATGGGAGACCAGTAGTGAGCTGGACCTGGGGCTGGACCTGGCAATACTGACCAACCGGCTGGGTTTTACATTTGATTACTACAAGAAAAATACCAAGGATCTTTTGGCATCGGTACCCCTTCCGCCTTCTGCCGGTTTTGGCTATATGTTGCGCAATGTCGGGGAAATTCAGAACCAGGGTCTGGAATTCAGTGTGAACGCAGATGTGTTGACCGGCGCCTTTAAATGGAATGCAGCGGCGCAGTTATCGACAAACAGGAACAAGGTATTAAAGATCGCAGGAGAAAGTGATATTGTTACTGCAGGACAAACCTCCGGTTTGCCCGGGTATAATCTGGCACGGGTAGGACAACCGCTGGGCGTTTTTTACGGCTACCTGGAAGACGGGCTGGATGAGAACGGATTTATAAAATTTGTGGATGTGAATAAAGACGGCAGCATTACCCCGCTGGACCGGGTGATCCTGGGAAATCCCTATCCGAAATTTGAATATGGATTCAATTCCAGCTTCTCCTATAAGGATGTTAGCCTGACGGTATTTTTACAGGGAGTAAAAGGCAATGACATCTTTTTTGCCACTGCTTTCACAAACCTGAATTCCTTTCAGCGGACACAAAATCAGTTTGCAGATCTCTTCGGCAATTACTGGACGGCGGATAATCCCGACCCGCATGCAAAGTATCCCAAATTAAGCTCCCTGACCCAGATGCGGCCATCCGACCGGTTTATAGAGGACGGCAGCTACCTGCGGGTGAAGTCGGTGCAGCTCTCCTATAGCCTGCCGGTGAAAAAAATGAAACTGGATTGGCTGAGCTATGCCAGTATTTATGTGAAAGCGACCAATCTGTTCACGTTTACCAAATACCCGGGGCTGGATCCTGAAGTGAATACAAGGGGAAGCGACTCACAGTCGATAGAAGACCGGCTGTTCATAGGTACGGATGAAAGCGGGTATCCCAATGCCCGGGTATTCGGAGCCGGGATCGAACTGCGTTTTTAA
- a CDS encoding FecR family protein, producing the protein MEQTRLFELLLKRKEGIINLDEQLELKRLMSAYTSTEVIEEYLNVLFDHRLVAEGVTDPDSVERSLEVLNKKLEHTNRAKRLNRWRPVGIAAAAIFLVGIGLFGLFHYMGSPGAMQVVSTKGQSKTSLVLPDGSKVWINEKTVLRFSNDLGREQREVYLEGEAYFDIVKNKNKPFVVHTRNMDVRVLGTEFNVRAYGNEYSSETTLIRGRVEVLLNQKKEEKVVLHPNEKLVIQNKDGSNRKRAAESGDTARPVIAISKVFPNGADSGFLETQWLKDNIRFDQQPLKTIIPMLEKWYGITIVLHDPSLGEMRFSGKIDKETLPEVLESFKLSGGIQYRMDKDTVIIR; encoded by the coding sequence ATGGAACAAACCAGATTGTTCGAGCTACTATTAAAAAGAAAAGAAGGGATCATTAACCTGGATGAACAGCTAGAGTTAAAAAGACTGATGAGCGCGTATACTTCAACGGAAGTAATCGAAGAATATCTGAATGTACTGTTTGATCATCGTTTGGTGGCGGAAGGAGTTACGGACCCGGACTCAGTTGAACGATCGCTTGAAGTGCTCAATAAAAAGCTGGAACATACGAACCGGGCAAAGCGGTTGAACCGGTGGCGACCGGTAGGGATCGCCGCTGCAGCGATTTTCCTGGTTGGTATCGGCTTGTTCGGGTTGTTTCACTATATGGGCAGCCCGGGCGCGATGCAAGTGGTGTCTACAAAGGGGCAGTCAAAAACCTCACTGGTACTGCCCGACGGAAGCAAAGTCTGGATCAACGAGAAAACGGTGCTGCGGTTCAGCAATGACCTGGGAAGGGAGCAACGGGAGGTTTACCTCGAAGGGGAGGCCTATTTTGATATCGTCAAAAATAAGAACAAACCCTTTGTGGTGCATACCAGGAATATGGATGTCAGGGTGCTGGGGACCGAATTTAATGTAAGGGCTTATGGAAATGAATACAGCTCTGAAACGACACTGATAAGAGGACGGGTGGAAGTGTTATTAAATCAGAAAAAAGAAGAGAAGGTGGTCCTGCACCCCAATGAGAAACTGGTGATTCAAAATAAGGATGGCAGTAACCGGAAAAGAGCTGCGGAAAGCGGAGATACGGCGAGGCCGGTAATAGCGATCAGTAAGGTATTTCCTAACGGGGCCGATTCCGGTTTTCTGGAGACGCAGTGGTTGAAAGACAATATCCGTTTTGATCAGCAACCATTGAAGACCATTATCCCGATGCTGGAAAAATGGTATGGGATCACTATTGTGCTGCATGACCCATCGTTAGGAGAAATGCGCTTCAGCGGAAAAATAGATAAAGAAACCCTGCCGGAAGTGCTGGAGTCGTTCAAACTGTCGGGCGGTATACAGTATCGGATGGATAAGGATACCGTGATCATCAGATAA
- a CDS encoding RNA polymerase sigma factor, with translation MKTIEKLVVLVAEKDDQAAFNDLFRHFFPGLFPFVLAIVKDKQRAEELIHDVFLKLWENRKMLTAIQNISSYIFIASRHACISFTRKRKQVFTDEIADELVYTMVTPETDLVSTENMTLIEEAIRSLPPKCLLIFRLIKEEQLKYTEVARLLDISVKTVETQMMIANKRVAAALLESLPEYSSNIPSRAQTAGK, from the coding sequence TTGAAAACGATTGAAAAGCTGGTTGTTCTTGTTGCGGAAAAGGATGACCAGGCGGCCTTTAATGACTTGTTCAGACATTTTTTTCCCGGTCTTTTCCCTTTTGTATTGGCTATTGTAAAAGATAAACAAAGGGCGGAAGAGCTGATTCATGATGTGTTCCTGAAGCTATGGGAAAACCGGAAGATGCTTACAGCGATACAAAATATCTCCAGCTATATCTTTATTGCATCCAGGCACGCCTGTATCAGTTTTACCCGGAAAAGGAAACAGGTCTTCACGGATGAAATAGCCGATGAACTGGTCTATACAATGGTTACACCCGAGACGGACCTGGTCTCAACTGAAAATATGACGCTGATCGAAGAGGCGATCCGCTCCCTTCCGCCTAAATGCCTGCTGATTTTCCGATTGATAAAAGAAGAACAGCTGAAATACACCGAAGTTGCCAGACTGCTGGATATCTCCGTTAAAACGGTGGAGACCCAGATGATGATCGCTAACAAAAGAGTGGCGGCCGCACTGCTTGAATCCCTGCCGGAATACAGCTCCAATATACCTTCCAGGGCCCAAACAGCAGGTAAATAA
- a CDS encoding PepSY-associated TM helix domain-containing protein: protein MDRKLFFQIHKWLGLVTGLIVFIICITGCIYIFYDELKLKIYPDRFLLSENYRDQQPLPLSKLIASAEAALKNGEKLSRVDLYPAKNRSWVFRFTGINKKGFGFNRYYKYYWRVYVNPYTGSVVKVEDAKKEFFQLVLHLHRGLLLGDTYGTPVTGTAVALFSVLLITGLVLWFPRRWTKKNLKKRVWLDTTVKWKRLVYDIHHVAGFYGFLLAFVVCITGLVFAFDGVKKSYTGFFNLFCGTQNIPHQPVPPVAARYEDPLDNALYHTLSNNPGADMMSVRMRGATSKEIDIQVRLTKDRTGDFKWYYFDSTGQQVARIRTGASLPLGERLVSLNYDIHTGNLLGMSSKLIQFILILFCASLPVTGYIMWWNKSTKIKKRRTGSHL from the coding sequence ATGGACCGGAAACTTTTTTTTCAGATACATAAATGGCTGGGCCTTGTTACAGGCCTGATCGTTTTTATTATCTGCATTACCGGATGTATTTATATATTTTATGATGAGCTGAAACTGAAGATCTATCCGGATCGCTTCCTGTTGTCTGAAAACTACCGGGACCAACAGCCGTTACCCCTGAGCAAGCTGATTGCCTCCGCAGAAGCGGCTTTGAAAAACGGGGAAAAATTATCCAGGGTGGATCTGTATCCGGCCAAGAACCGCAGCTGGGTGTTCCGCTTTACCGGGATCAATAAAAAGGGATTCGGGTTTAACCGTTATTATAAGTACTACTGGCGGGTATATGTAAATCCCTACACCGGCAGTGTGGTGAAAGTAGAAGATGCAAAGAAAGAATTCTTCCAGTTGGTATTGCACCTGCACAGAGGCCTGTTGCTGGGGGATACTTATGGTACTCCTGTTACCGGCACTGCGGTAGCGCTGTTTTCAGTTTTGCTGATAACAGGACTTGTGCTCTGGTTCCCCCGGCGATGGACAAAAAAGAACCTGAAAAAGCGGGTGTGGCTCGATACAACAGTAAAATGGAAGCGGCTTGTTTACGACATTCATCATGTTGCGGGCTTTTATGGTTTTCTGCTGGCCTTTGTTGTGTGTATCACCGGATTGGTATTTGCGTTTGACGGGGTAAAGAAAAGTTATACCGGTTTTTTTAATTTGTTCTGCGGAACCCAAAACATACCACATCAGCCGGTCCCGCCGGTGGCTGCCCGTTATGAAGATCCTTTGGACAATGCGCTGTATCACACGCTGTCCAATAACCCCGGTGCAGATATGATGTCTGTCCGCATGCGGGGGGCCACATCAAAAGAGATCGATATACAGGTGCGGCTGACGAAGGACCGGACGGGTGATTTTAAATGGTATTATTTCGACAGCACCGGTCAGCAGGTAGCCCGGATCAGAACAGGTGCTTCACTGCCCCTGGGCGAACGGTTGGTTTCGCTCAATTACGACATTCATACCGGTAATCTTTTAGGTATGTCTTCAAAGCTCATCCAGTTTATTCTTATCTTGTTTTGTGCTTCATTGCCCGTTACCGGCTATATAATGTGGTGGAATAAATCAACGAAAATAAAAAAACGGCGTACCGGGTCACATCTATAA